A stretch of DNA from Oryza brachyantha chromosome 4, ObraRS2, whole genome shotgun sequence:
GCGCTAGCCATCTCTCTGACAACGAGGGACTTTGAAATCATTTTTGCACTACCACGGCACCACACTCTCTCATGGTGGGCAAACGGACGTGCAGGTACTCTCCCCTCCACAACGTGAGGCGGCCGTGGGAGAACGGCGGCTGCCGGAGCCAGCAGTACCCTTCCACCATGCTGCTGACGGCGGACCACGACGACCGCGTGGTGCCGTCGCACACCCTCAAATTCCTCGCGGTGCGCTCAGTTCTTCCTGTCTGCACGCCGTTCAcccccaaaataactttattttttactcatcccacatgtatcaataaaaataaaaaactagaatatatttaactttttaaaatcttaatataattattttatatttatctattttcaatgcatctattctttatttttacaaactcCAAACAATAATTACTAAGAAgtaaatttttagtgtatctttttaacatttttgaaaaaatatctcaaggtattatattttttagtgtaaaaattaaGTACCTTGAGTAATCGAAATACAATATACCTTGACGTACcgaaattttacactaaatttttagcaCTCAGAATACTTTACAAGGACCGTAAAAaacctaatttattttgggggCAAGAATTGATGAACCTGTTGGTTTGATGGAGCAGACGATGCAACACGTCCTGTGCACGGGAGTCCAGGACAGCCCGCAGACGAACCCGATCATCGGGAGGATCGACCGCAAGAGCGGGCATGGATGCGGCCGCTCCACGCAGAAAATCGTAGGCGAAATCGTGCTCATCTGTCTGTCGCATTTTTCCTGAAGATTTAACTCAAGCTTGCTCCGTTCTTTGCATGGCAGATCGACGAGGCCGTGGACAGGTACGCATTCGCCGCAAAGATGATGGGGATCTCTTGGATCGACTGAACAAAACCTCCGACTCTGAACAGCCGGTTGCCTTAGCTTGGTCGTGAGGAATTTAGATATTCAGAGATAGGTTTGGCTATGGTCGTCAAGGGCTTCTTCGCAACGCAGTACATTTCCAAAATTTCACAGGAATCAATTCCAAAAATCCTCCGTTCTGAACAAAGCTCTAAAACTGCGGGTATCTATCTATTGATGTATTTGTAACTGGTTAGGTTGCTATAATGATTGGCATGGTTGATATTCGATATGCACTCATGCCATCTACGTACTTCATTACAACTATTCTTAACTGAAACACGGCAGTATGAGCTTTGCATGGATTCTAACCCTAAGATAAAGGCCcagatcatttgttttttttgctaaaaaaatcaaacaaaatatttataaacaaaaaataatttatgaataaaacttttgtatatatgttcttagcgctctaaaagtaaatactaaaaaataagctacaataaaaacctcaaaatcaattctaaattaaaaattaataattcaaattttatgtataacCAAAGTTTGGGAAGAGGGGTGAAGATTGGAggcacaaaagaaaaagggaggcCAAATTTGCCGCACAACTGTATCATATTCAGACGAATAATTGTATTAGATGCACAAATCTTGTTCGTAATTCAAGAATTCATTTGTATTCTAATAGATCTATAAAGAATACTTGTATTTGATATTCTTTTTTGACCGTATTTGATAGAGAGCCCATGTATATCTCGTATATAAATAGCGATTGATTTCTATTGCtataatttgaaataaatatatgttagatggatatatattatctaaaatagaAACCTAAAAAAACTTGGGCATTACAATACCCCAATCtacaaattttgaaatgattttttctcccctcctcccatGTCATCCAACAGTCACTATGCAGACGGTGGTGGCACATGGACATGTTGGCAActgcggtggtggtggggcaCTAAAGCATTGACTACATATCGATGGATATCAAATGACGATGGCTGATGGAAAGAAATAGGTTATAAAAACAttgtaggaaaaaaatcatcaggAAGTGGTAACACTCGAGAACAACAACCACCATGAGGCACTGTCGTGGTGTCTCCCCTTCTCCAGGAGagtttttggatgaaaatcgTCTTGCTACCTTTGCTATCTTGTTGGAGGCGTTGTTTTGAAGGTTCATCCCTCCCCCTCCTAAGCTCTCCTCTAGATTGTTATGTTCTATCACGATAACACTTCTTCAATTCAATACACGATGGTCACGTTGGCACAGCTACACGGAATACGCCTTGGCAAGTCCATAGGGTGGAGAAAGGATTTTGCTTCTATTGTCCTCTCACTtattaagtcaaaatttgaatttttaactttaaattttgagttgattttagagtttttttttactgaagtttattttacggtcttaacttttagattgctaagtatacatatgtaaaatttttatttataaattatttttcgtttaaatTGGAATCACCCCTAAGTGTTGCGGGCATATCGTGTTACTTCTTTTAATCGCGTggtgtggattttttttcccttttttctgACTTCTTTCAGGATCGTTGTCTTCTACTAGTACTTTTCATTCCATATTAAATTATCAATACGAAACCTTGCACGAGATTCTTttcaaaaggaaataaaaatgcAATTCATCGTGAATTAGAAAAGATCTGATAAAGTGGTAACCGGCACGCTACCACGCGTACCGAACAAGCTGATCGCGTCGCACGCGCTACCCCTACCCTCTCTACCCGTGCACCAAGCAAAACCGGCGCTGCTCCGCTGATTCGCCCCCCGATCCGACCGCCGCTCAACcccaccggccaccgccgcgcaaccccaccggccaccgccgcggacAGCCGGGATGCCGAAGAAGATGGGTGTCAACTccaaggcggaggcggcccGCGAGCGCCGCTCCGCCGCGGAGTCCGACCGCCGTGAGCGCGTGGAGCGCtccaaggaggaggagtacTGGCGCGAGGCCGAGGGCCCCAagtcccgcgccgcgcgccgccgggaggaggacgccgagaagcgcgccgaggccgccgcccgcAAGGCCGAgaaccgccgcctcgccgaggccgaggccgcctccgcagccgccgccgcgccgtccaaGACCGCCGCCCGCAAGGCCTCCCGCGTCGGCGCCCCGGCGCCCAAGGTCACCGAGGCCgagctcgcgcgccgccgcgaggaggAGCGGCTCCGCCTGGAgcgcgaggccgaggccgccaAGAAGCGCGCCGCGCGcaccgccgaggaggaggagtacgaGCGCGTCGTCTTGGTCGCCAACACCAACAGGGACGACTCCATCATCGAGGCGAGGTCGGTCGACGAGGCCATAGCGCGGATGTCGCTAGTTGACTCTGAGGGGCCCTTGCCCGCCGATAAGCACCCTGAGCGTCGCCTCAAGGCCTCTTTCAAGGTACAATGGCCAAACTTGTGCTTATTTTTACTCAATTGCTGCCTGACTGTGTGCAATTGTGTTTAATTATCAAAGTTTGTTGCTTGAAGACAATGAATTGAGCACCTAACTACCTTTCACAATATGACAATAGTCAATTTCTTGGTTTTACTTTCCAATGCAACTATCaatcacaaaacaaaagagTGAACTATCAAAATCATAGCAGATGGAAGTTGAACGCAGTTTATTATACCATGTATTCTTTCCCCCCCTCCACTAGTCCGCAGTTCCAATACATGCATCTTAATCTAATTTCTGAAAATACAATGATAACTGTTAGTATTCCACTGATTAGAGAATTTTACTATTTGATGTAGAGGAAAGTTGGTTTGAATTGATTGTTGATGAATGGCTTAgttatttggtttattaagATGCTCGATGTGCAATGACTGGAAAATTGGTGCTTGAATCTGTTTGCGATAATCTTGATGACAGGCATTTGAAGAAGCAGAACTCCCTAAGTTGAAGGAAGAAAAGCCAGGCCTGACACTGAATCAGTACAAAGACATGATATGGAAGCTATGGAAGAAGTCTCCAGACAACCCTCTTAACCAGGTTAGCTGACATAAATATAGTTAGTCTGTtctttaaaagttaattatttacaCATTCGAGGTTATAGCTATCTATTTAATTTGTCTGCTCTATCATTAaaacatgttatttaaaaTTGTGTTCCTTAAATGCTGTAAACCATAAAAGTTTGCGATTATGGGAATCAATTATTCAAATGTACAAAGAATAGATGCAATTTGGATATCACCTTAAAATAGTGTTCTTTGTTGACAATTATTTTCCACATGTGATATCTTGCATTTTGGAAATCATAAGTGATGAACTATGACTCAGTGATACTTGTATCAATAGCCCATCATCTGACTGATATTTATGTGTAGGCTGCCGAGTGACGATACATTCCTACCGAGTTCTAGAATTTCCAAGGTAAGTTTTCATGGCTTGACTGGTGGCAATTTTCTTGTACAATAATACATTAAGGCACTCCTTGATGTACAGGCGCCAGACGGTCAACTCCAGATATTCATGGACTGAACGTGTGGGAGACAATCATCTTCTCAGctaataatttacaaaatgaTCCAGTGTATATTGTGAGAGCTCGTTTTTGTTAGCTGTTTTGTTCGGGTTACTGTCGTGCTTAATGTGTTTCGGGGGCATGTTCACTTAATTTCAACAATTGTCAAATTGAAACTGCGGTTCACATAAATAGCTATGGCCTATGGCAGTGGCTCTCTCCCCACTTGTAGGGGCACCTGCTTCTGTGTGATTGCTCATTTCATGGATGAACACAGAGTCAGTAATGACCGAGTCCTCGTCATCGGCAAGCTCACGAAGTACAGTATAAGCATGATGTTTTGGGGCCAAAACTGTTGCTCTGAGTATATAATACATCGATACAAGTTGCATTGGAGCCGACTGGGATCACTCTCCCCCAATTTCTCAAAATAGACTTTTATCCGATGGCTACACTAGAGTAAAAACATCGATAAAAGTTGCATTGGAGCTAACTGGGATCACTCCCCCCAATTTCTCAAATAGACTCTTATCGAAAAGGTTACACTCTAGTAAGAGACCGGTTTTCTGAACTTGGCTTGGTTAGTCTTCTGCAGGCATTGTCTTTCAGGCCTTGCATTTCGTAAGTGTACAGCACCAAGAACCGATGATATAGAATTAAGAACCAGGATGATACCATATTGGCATATAACAGTATCATATTACTGCAGGAAATCCATCTTAACGTCAGTGACATCGAGTTGCAATATCTCAGCTCTGCAGCTTAACATGACGCCAAAACTGCAAGAGCAGAGCAATGTCGTGAATATATGGATTTAAAGGAATGTGGCACCAACACACCAAGAGCAGCAAGGCCGTGAACATTCTATAATGGAAAATGGCTTGGATAAGTAAACATGAGGAATTAAAAAAGCGCCGCATGTTATTTTTTGAGACGAACCTTGGGTGTGTGCGTCCAAGATCCCCGTGCACAAACTCCTTTATGTATGTCCCAGCCTGTAAGTGCATGTACAAAGGTGTTTATTAGCTGTCAATTGTCACATAAGCAAATTTTGTGATGTGGAGAAAAGAGatagaaggagagagaaaagttgttgtcatgcatagcaacggcttagagtcgactcttagcatttattaaataaaactttcttatatgatggtgtaaaaaagaaaactaacgtaataaaaaatattttattgcattaatgaaaaaaccacatCTGACTCTTTCtttgtacgtatcattataaaatactcTTATTACTGATGTGGCTTTATATAGAGCTCATAATAGACTCTACTATTAAACACACCCTGAGGACACCAGTGTTGATTAAACAGGAGAGCAAACTACATAATATAAATGCCTTAAAACGTATTCACAGAAGCATTTAATAATCGCAATGTTTTTACATGACGATTTGACATATAAAACCACAATCTACGGTGAAGCAGACAATGCACTCATACAGTGAAAAGGAACCCAACCAATCACATGGAAGGTTACAAACTTCCAAGGCTTACCTGAGTGCATAGATGTAACAGGTAATAGTTTGACCTGCCAGCAATTTTTTCAATCTCCATCCTGACAGAAGATTGGTTGTTTCTCAGATGAATGGCACATAAAgtggatttaataaaactgAAATCAATCTCAACTCACCAATGTATAATCCGTTTTCTCTCTAATGGACTTCTACGATGTAGGACTCTTATTGGTGTCTTTTGTACAATTTCCTACACGGCAAACAAGAGACTATGTTATTATGTTCACAACAAAGAACATACATCATCAACGACTTACTAAGATTCAAACTAATTAATCccaaatataaactatatttGTCACGAACAAACATGACACCAGTAACAAATTGACGAAATGTAACCATGTAAGTCGGAGATAGCCATGCATTCAAAATGGAGGCCTGAGAAGGTCTCCAACTAAAGTTGGATGAACACTTCCGGCCACAAATTATGACTGTAAGGGCCACCGACGATTGCTGGGAACTGAGTCCAACGTTTCCTGTGATTGCCcatacaatatttttctttaccaCCTGTGTGTTCTGGACCTTCTGGTACTAATTAACTAGATCAGGACAATCCATAGCTTATGGGAAATGACAGCACGTTGAtgtgtgataaaaaaatgaatataacAACCAAAgaacatgatttaaaaaacactCAACGGGTCTTTAGTAGAAAACATCTTATACCATATCTTTGACAAGAGAAATATTATGTAAGTCATCATCTGTCAGAGGGCGAGACGTCCATATGAGGGCAGCATACTGCTTCTGCATACATAAAGTAATATTAAGCACTGATAATCAAGGAAAAGGTATCATCTTTCTGCAACAAAGTCATGCTTCAGGCAATAATGCAATATAAGTATGAAACAGATTATATCATATACAATAGCAAACTGTGATCCTATCATTTCAGCAATCCAATATATCATCAAATGGTAGAGTACCTGCTTCTCCGCTTCTCCTTCCCGCATCATTGTCCATATTTCACTGCCTACCAGCTTGAGATTTATAACCCTAACCTATAAAATGCTGATGTATAAGCACATCATATGCAATCCAAGTGCGATGTCGATTCACTTTATTGAGTTCTTACATGTTTCTTTTCGGAGTTATTAATCTTATCTGCAATTTGTTGAACTTCAGTAGCAGATGGAATAGATCGCACGTTCAAGACTTCAACTAGGAATGGACGACCAGATCCAAGCATCCGAACCTGTATATATTATTCATTCAGCATAGAATATAACAACTGATATTCCGCAAGCTCCAATAAAAGAAATAGCAGGAGATACAGTTCAAAACCATGGGATTACATCAATATCTTCTCTTCCGGCAGCATGGAACTTGTAGCCATCACCTTTGCAGATGGCACAGACATTCTCCCCAATTATTTCCTACAAAGGGGTATGGGGATGTTCAGTTGTACTTCTATTTCTTAGGTTGAGACAGCAATTGAGGTATTGTGTATTACCTCAACTGATGCTTCCCCCATTCTCTCGTCATCAATTATCCAACACGACTGGCTGACATTCCTTGAAAGCTGATAACGAGGAACATTATCATGTGGAAGTGCAAACATGCAAAGAAACCCTTAGTTTGCTTGTGTATTGAGTATGAGGAAACACTTCCAAGTGCCATTCTTAATACTAATAATCCAGTACAAAAGAGACTggtgcaacaaaaaatattttctgtcGGCTAACTTAAAGTAAACAACATTTAATAAGGTTGTCTTGTGATTATACAGAACTACATAGTAGTTCCAAGTATGCAGTTATGGGATTAGCGACTACAGAAGGGTGTATTTATGCTGTTATTGACATACTGATGAATTATGCAAGTTAAGACCAAGGGTTGATGGAGCATACCTTCAGGTATCTTCCACCAATATATATGGGTGACCTTTGACAAGATATCACAAGGTGGCAGGGTTTTAACACctgaagagagaaataaataattgaaCCAGAATCAGTAATATGCCTGATTAATTGAATAAATCAGCACAAGGATAGAGCATTTGACACCTTCTCAGGTGGCAACTGCAATAAACTGCAGAACTCTTGATCTTCAATGCCTTCAAGGGTCTTGTTGATAAATGAATCTGATTCacttaatatatgtttatcatCATCTGTTGAGTCCCTTTTAGTACTCTTTCCATCTCTTGATTCTATCAGGACACCAtacaaatcaataaaaaaaatgttaaaaattgaCTGGTTATCACCAATGCAGTCTTTTTTCAGTAATTTCTATACCTGCTTTTCTTTTACGACCACGGTCATTTGGCAGTAGCTTTAGAAGCTTTTGCGAAGCTTCCTCGTGAGTATATGTTAAGCGAATTCGAAACGAATTACTAACATGTTTCACGTTCTGCATGAAATTAGTCAGCCATTTTGCGCTAAGTAAACAAGAAATGCTTGatttatagatatattattagtcATAAAAGGCAGTtaccatttgtttttctagTGACGGTACTAGCAACATTCTCAAGGCCTCCTTCACTGACATGGtctgagaaaatattttttcattgaacCAATCTGCATtgccatatttttcttttatatataacctATTAAGGAGAGAGATGCCAGCAAATTATGAAAATGCCAGTACAGTGTCTACAAGAACATTGGGACAAAGCAGAACAGAAAGTTCCATTTGCATTTAACAACAAGCAAAATACATTGTTAAAGTATAATTATCTATCAAGATCAGATAGCCTTCATTCCTCTGGATTATTTGCTAACTAAAAAGGTATACTTCCATTTCTCTTACAAATGGTTGCATCATATATCATTATCACCACATGTGCATTAGCACCATACAGTTTTATCCTtcaaatatgattaatatgtGGCATCTCCTTGAGTCACAATTTACCACTCAAGGTGCTGTACAAAAATGTGAGGCAGAGATGCTTAAGTAGGGATGGTTACCTAGTGGCACGATCATTAGCTGCTATAACTGCAGGAAGTGAAATTTCTAGGGAGAACTCATCAATTTGGTGACCCTCTTTCAGAACTGTTTGGGATATCATTGAAGTAACATTATCGATAGGAGTTACACTATGGAGTGGTTCTGTACCGTCATCTTGATAGCAGGTGGGCAGTAACACCCCAAAGCAGATAGAGCAGCACGCCACATCCGTTGACAAACATGAGCAAGACCCATTCTTTGTGGAATCCTCATGCTCTTCAAGAAATGAATGCAAAACTGATGCCGTAAGAGAAAGG
This window harbors:
- the LOC102721542 gene encoding coiled-coil domain-containing protein 124-like; translation: MPKKMGVNSKAEAARERRSAAESDRRERVERSKEEEYWREAEGPKSRAARRREEDAEKRAEAAARKAENRRLAEAEAASAAAAAPSKTAARKASRVGAPAPKVTEAELARRREEERLRLEREAEAAKKRAARTAEEEEYERVVLVANTNRDDSIIEARSVDEAIARMSLVDSEGPLPADKHPERRLKASFKAFEEAELPKLKEEKPGLTLNQYKDMIWKLWKKSPDNPLNQAAE
- the LOC102721829 gene encoding tRNA pseudouridine synthase Pus10, which translates into the protein MTATGAAAEADAEARSILESAAAASFPPLHAVHHLLSVGVCVRCIFRLFGAFSSAIPCLSLTASVLHSFLEEHEDSTKNGSCSCLSTDVACCSICFGVLLPTCYQDDGTEPLHSVTPIDNVTSMISQTVLKEGHQIDEFSLEISLPAVIAANDRATRLYIKEKYGNADWFNEKIFSQTMSVKEALRMLLVPSLEKQMNVKHVSNSFRIRLTYTHEEASQKLLKLLPNDRGRKRKAESRDGKSTKRDSTDDDKHILSESDSFINKTLEGIEDQEFCSLLQLPPEKVLKPCHLVISCQRSPIYIGGRYLKLSRNVSQSCWIIDDERMGEASVEEIIGENVCAICKGDGYKFHAAGREDIDVRMLGSGRPFLVEVLNVRSIPSATEVQQIADKINNSEKKHVRVINLKLVGSEIWTMMREGEAEKQKQYAALIWTSRPLTDDDLHNISLVKDMEIVQKTPIRVLHRRSPLERKRIIHWMEIEKIAGRSNYYLLHLCTQAGTYIKEFVHGDLGRTHPSFGVMLSCRAEILQLDVTDVKMDFLQ